The following coding sequences are from one bacterium window:
- a CDS encoding type II toxin-antitoxin system VapC family toxin, with protein MLLLRQFLLFNVTLAELQGGVYSSNNSEKARQGLKDFLSFVKILPINEEICEHYGREYAQLRKTGQLIGGFDLLIAVIYI; from the coding sequence ATGCTTCTTTTAAGGCAATTCCTTCTTTTCAATGTTACCTTGGCAGAGCTTCAAGGAGGGGTTTATTCTAGCAATAATTCCGAAAAGGCAAGGCAAGGATTAAAAGACTTTCTCTCCTTTGTTAAAATTCTTCCCATAAATGAGGAAATATGTGAGCATTACGGAAGAGAATATGCACAGCTTAGAAAAACAGGTCAGCTTATTGGAGGCTTTGACCTTTTGATTGCCGTAATTTATATATAA
- a CDS encoding DUF5618 family protein, protein MKESLRYLNNAKEILRSIPIENNTYTDIKPVREAFGVAYLSILEAIKGYLVEKKGFTKKELPKSIDAYREALRKHLAVHNGKLMKEFEKLYDGLHIAGYYQGLIYDTQAVKEYLKATKDFIEKIR, encoded by the coding sequence ATGAAAGAGTCATTAAGGTATTTAAACAATGCAAAGGAGATTTTAAGGTCTATTCCAATTGAGAATAATACCTATACAGATATTAAGCCTGTTAGGGAAGCCTTTGGAGTTGCCTATCTTTCTATCCTTGAGGCAATAAAAGGGTATCTTGTAGAAAAAAAGGGTTTTACAAAAAAGGAACTTCCAAAATCAATAGATGCTTATAGGGAGGCATTGAGGAAACATCTAGCTGTTCATAATGGAAAGTTGATGAAGGAATTTGAGAAGCTTTATGATGGCTTACATATTGCAGGATATTACCAAGGGCTTATTTATGATACCCAGGCAGTCAAGGAGTATTTGAAGGCAACAAAAGACTTTATTGAGAAGATAAGATGA